The following proteins are encoded in a genomic region of Saccharopolyspora antimicrobica:
- a CDS encoding helix-turn-helix transcriptional regulator, translated as MRASRLVSLLCLLQVRGSMTGPELARELEVSERTVARDVLALAEAGVPVYAERGRAGGYRLLGGYRSKLTGLHQAEAEALFLSGVPAAAAEMGLGEAVAAAQRKASAALPAPFRDASERVGQRFHLDAPRWFRGAETPAVLPELSRAVWSDLKVAASYARDDQVVRRELEPHGLVLKAGVWYVIARRDQRFLSYRVDRFRTVEVSDESFERDADFDLGAFWEEKSEEFARSLLRETVEIRISPSGLRKLRVAADPAGAQAAEAAAGQPGPDGWVSTRLPVESLDVAYDQLLALGPEVEVLAPPRLRRRFAVAAHRLTELYSGEGHLRAGELPEGAVGQR; from the coding sequence GTGCGGGCGTCGCGGTTGGTCTCGTTGTTGTGCTTGCTCCAGGTGCGGGGTTCGATGACCGGGCCGGAACTCGCTCGCGAGCTGGAGGTCTCGGAGCGCACCGTCGCGCGGGACGTGCTCGCGCTGGCCGAGGCCGGAGTGCCGGTCTACGCCGAGCGCGGGCGGGCCGGCGGGTACCGGCTGCTCGGCGGCTACCGCTCGAAGCTCACCGGGCTGCACCAGGCCGAAGCCGAAGCCCTGTTCCTGTCGGGAGTGCCCGCTGCGGCGGCTGAGATGGGGCTGGGGGAGGCCGTCGCGGCCGCGCAGCGCAAGGCGTCGGCCGCGCTGCCCGCGCCGTTCCGCGACGCTTCTGAGCGCGTGGGGCAGCGCTTCCACCTCGACGCGCCGCGCTGGTTCCGCGGCGCCGAAACGCCCGCGGTGCTCCCGGAACTGAGCCGCGCTGTGTGGTCGGACCTCAAGGTCGCGGCGTCCTACGCGCGCGATGACCAGGTGGTGCGGCGCGAGCTCGAACCGCACGGCCTGGTCCTCAAAGCCGGTGTCTGGTACGTCATCGCCCGCCGCGACCAGCGGTTCCTGAGCTACCGCGTGGACCGCTTCCGGACCGTCGAGGTGAGCGACGAGTCGTTCGAGCGGGACGCGGACTTCGACCTGGGCGCGTTCTGGGAGGAGAAGTCCGAGGAGTTCGCCCGCTCCCTGCTGCGCGAGACCGTCGAGATCCGGATCAGCCCGTCCGGTCTGCGCAAGCTGCGCGTGGCCGCGGATCCCGCGGGAGCGCAAGCGGCCGAAGCGGCGGCGGGCCAACCGGGCCCCGACGGCTGGGTGAGCACCCGGCTCCCGGTCGAATCCCTCGACGTCGCCTACGACCAGCTGCTCGCGCTCGGCCCGGAGGTCGAAGTCCTCGCCCCACCCCGGCTCCGCCGGCGCTTCGCCGTCGCCGCCCACCGCCTCACCGAGCTCTACTCCGGTGAAGGGCACCTTCGGGCAGGCGAGCTGCCCGAAGGTGCCGTCGGTCAGCGGTAG
- a CDS encoding type VII secretion target gives MTDGFTMHVDQVRAHAAEVAGLAGNADTAADAGSQLADLNDAYGLFCQPFAMMLKAPQEIGAKFLQTSAEQLHRMNRDLEESAAVIEEADRKAAEAFTKLVDEAASIVSGGR, from the coding sequence ATGACCGACGGATTCACCATGCACGTGGACCAGGTCCGCGCGCACGCCGCGGAGGTGGCGGGGCTGGCGGGCAACGCCGACACCGCCGCCGACGCCGGTTCCCAGCTCGCCGACCTCAACGACGCCTACGGCCTGTTCTGCCAGCCGTTCGCCATGATGCTGAAGGCGCCGCAGGAGATCGGCGCCAAGTTCCTGCAGACCTCGGCCGAGCAGCTGCACCGGATGAACCGCGACCTCGAGGAGTCGGCCGCGGTGATCGAGGAAGCCGACCGGAAGGCCGCTGAGGCGTTCACCAAGCTGGTCGACGAGGCGGCTTCGATCGTTTCGGGAGGCCGCTGA
- a CDS encoding cell division protein SepF: MSALHKLKAYFGMVPADEVDDYDDEVGYRERYADSDRDTYDGPADRGTRRRVGTRGGYQAEADAEPDFVEDYREPPAPRPRRQWAAEPPARSSALPTDQPRENVSRLRAVTDTGTQFNLSKITTLHPRSYSEARTIGEQYRDGTPVIMNLTEMEEADAKRLVDFAAGLAFALRGSIEKVTNRVFLLSPPNVDVAAEDKRRLAEGAFFNYG, from the coding sequence ATGAGCGCTTTGCACAAGTTGAAGGCCTACTTCGGCATGGTTCCGGCCGACGAGGTCGACGACTACGACGACGAGGTCGGTTACCGCGAGCGGTACGCCGACTCCGACCGCGACACCTACGACGGCCCCGCCGATCGGGGCACCCGGCGCCGGGTCGGCACCCGCGGGGGCTACCAGGCGGAAGCCGACGCCGAGCCGGACTTCGTCGAGGACTACCGGGAGCCACCGGCGCCGCGCCCGCGGCGCCAGTGGGCGGCGGAGCCCCCGGCGCGCAGCAGCGCGCTGCCCACCGACCAGCCGCGCGAGAACGTCTCGCGGCTGCGGGCGGTCACCGACACGGGCACCCAGTTCAACTTGAGCAAGATCACAACCCTGCACCCGCGCAGCTACAGCGAGGCCCGCACGATCGGCGAGCAGTACCGGGACGGCACGCCGGTGATCATGAACCTGACGGAGATGGAGGAGGCCGACGCGAAGCGCCTGGTCGACTTCGCCGCCGGGTTGGCGTTCGCGCTGCGGGGCTCGATCGAGAAGGTGACCAACCGCGTGTTCTTGCTCTCACCGCCCAACGTGGACGTCGCGGCGGAGGACAAGCGGCGGCTCGCCGAGGGTGCCTTTTTCAACTACGGGTGA
- a CDS encoding YggT family protein, whose translation MNPVQIVLFYVLFFFWLLLTARIVIELVRVFARDWRPVGGVAIALESIYTVTDPPVKLVRRVIPTVRIGGVGLDLSIMVLLLVVFILMRLVQPG comes from the coding sequence GTGAACCCGGTGCAGATCGTCCTGTTTTACGTTCTGTTCTTCTTCTGGCTCCTGCTCACGGCCCGTATCGTGATCGAACTCGTTCGAGTGTTCGCTCGCGATTGGCGGCCCGTCGGGGGGGTTGCAATAGCGTTGGAGAGCATCTACACAGTGACCGACCCACCCGTAAAGTTGGTGCGTCGGGTGATTCCGACGGTCCGGATCGGCGGCGTCGGACTGGACCTATCGATTATGGTGCTGCTGCTGGTCGTGTTCATACTGATGCGACTGGTGCAGCCCGGGTGA
- the ileS gene encoding isoleucine--tRNA ligase: MSYPKVQFGDAGERGVAAQPAFPAIERQVLDFWASDDTFRASVQAREAGTNGANEFVFYDGPPFANGLPHYGHLLTGYVKDVVPRYQTMRGRRVERRFGWDCHGLPAEVEAEKQLGITSKSEIESMGVAAFNDACRTSVLRYTAEWEDYVTRQARWVDFDNDYKTLDLDYMESVMWAFKTLWDKGLVYEGFRVLWYCWRCETPLSNTETKMDDVYRQRQDPAVTVGLRLQAPGKAYDGALALAWTTTPWTLPSNLAAAVHPDVDYVLVAPGNSSERYVLAEARLSAYARELGEDVAEHVVERFKGSDLLGTKYQPPFDFFVGRENAHQVLAADYVTTDDGTGLVHIAPAFGEEDKVVTDAAGIEPVVPVDAHGKFTAEVPPYEGLQVFEANKQIIRDLKDVGLLLRHETYDHPYPHCWRCDNALIQRAVSSWFVAVSKFKDRMVELNQQINWVPTHIRDGQFGKWLENARDWNISRNRYWGSPIPVWVSDDPNYPRTDVYGSLDELERDFGVRPKDLHRPEIDELTRPNPDDPTGKSTMRRVPEVLDCWFESGSMPFAQVHYPFENAEWFEHHYPGDFIVEYNGQTRGWFYLLHVLATALFDRPAFTNVVAHGIVLGDDKLKMSKSKKNYPDVNEVFDRDGSDAMRWFLMASPILRGGDLVVTEEGIRDGVRQSVLPLWNSWYFLALYANAEGVTGQFRVDSQHVLDRYVLAKTHELVGDVQAAMDSLDLAGACNTVRDFLEVLTNWYVRRSRDRFWAGDRDAIDTLHTVLEVTSRVVAPMLPLTAEAVWRGLTGGRSVHLTDWPLVDELPADAALVTAMDQVRQVCSSASALRKANKLRVRLPLAKLVVATAEADALRPFADLIRDEINVKELELTTEVAQHGHFEIAVNARAAGPRLGRDVQKVIKAVKAGEWSRTPGGAVVAAGIELQDNEFSERLVSTDPGAAAALPGDLGLVVLDTEVTPELAAEGVARDVVRVVQQARKEADFQVSDRITVTVSAPEEVLSAVAAHREFIAAETLADAVESGDVAGGSTGSVGDGTEISVSVARV, translated from the coding sequence ATGTCATATCCCAAGGTTCAGTTCGGCGACGCCGGTGAGCGCGGCGTGGCTGCCCAGCCCGCGTTCCCGGCCATCGAGCGCCAGGTGCTGGATTTCTGGGCGAGCGACGACACCTTCCGGGCCTCGGTGCAGGCCCGCGAGGCCGGGACCAACGGTGCCAACGAGTTCGTCTTCTACGACGGCCCGCCGTTCGCCAACGGCCTGCCGCACTACGGGCACCTGCTGACCGGCTACGTCAAGGACGTGGTGCCGCGCTACCAGACGATGCGCGGCCGCCGGGTGGAGCGCCGGTTCGGCTGGGACTGCCACGGGCTGCCCGCCGAGGTGGAGGCGGAGAAGCAGCTCGGCATCACCTCGAAGTCCGAGATCGAGAGCATGGGCGTGGCCGCGTTCAACGACGCGTGCCGCACCTCGGTGCTGCGCTACACCGCCGAGTGGGAGGACTACGTCACCCGGCAGGCGCGGTGGGTGGACTTCGACAACGACTACAAGACGCTCGACCTGGACTACATGGAAAGCGTCATGTGGGCCTTCAAGACCCTGTGGGACAAGGGTCTGGTCTACGAGGGCTTCCGGGTGCTCTGGTACTGCTGGCGCTGCGAGACGCCGCTGTCCAACACCGAGACCAAGATGGACGACGTCTACCGCCAGCGGCAGGATCCGGCGGTGACCGTGGGCCTGCGGCTCCAGGCGCCGGGCAAGGCCTACGACGGCGCGCTGGCCCTGGCCTGGACGACCACGCCGTGGACGCTGCCGTCCAACCTCGCCGCCGCGGTGCACCCGGACGTCGACTACGTCCTCGTCGCACCGGGCAACAGCTCGGAGCGCTACGTGCTGGCCGAGGCGCGGTTGAGCGCCTACGCGCGGGAGCTCGGCGAGGACGTCGCCGAGCACGTCGTCGAGCGGTTCAAGGGCTCCGACCTGCTCGGCACGAAGTACCAGCCGCCGTTCGACTTCTTCGTCGGCCGCGAGAACGCCCACCAGGTGCTGGCCGCCGACTACGTCACCACCGACGACGGCACCGGGCTGGTGCACATCGCGCCCGCCTTCGGTGAGGAGGACAAGGTCGTCACCGACGCCGCGGGCATCGAACCGGTGGTGCCGGTCGACGCCCACGGCAAGTTCACCGCCGAGGTGCCGCCGTACGAGGGCCTGCAGGTCTTCGAGGCCAACAAGCAGATCATCCGCGACCTCAAGGACGTCGGCCTGCTGCTGCGGCACGAGACCTACGACCACCCGTACCCGCACTGCTGGCGCTGCGACAACGCGCTGATCCAGCGGGCGGTGTCGTCCTGGTTCGTGGCGGTCAGCAAGTTCAAGGACCGGATGGTCGAGCTCAACCAGCAGATCAACTGGGTGCCCACCCACATCCGGGACGGCCAGTTCGGCAAGTGGCTGGAGAACGCCCGGGACTGGAACATCTCCCGCAACCGGTACTGGGGTTCGCCGATCCCGGTGTGGGTCTCCGACGACCCGAATTACCCGCGCACCGACGTCTACGGCTCGCTGGACGAGCTGGAGCGCGACTTCGGCGTGCGGCCGAAGGACCTGCACCGGCCGGAGATCGACGAGCTGACCCGGCCCAACCCGGACGACCCGACCGGCAAGTCCACCATGCGCCGGGTGCCCGAGGTGCTGGACTGCTGGTTCGAGTCCGGCTCGATGCCGTTCGCGCAGGTGCACTACCCGTTCGAGAACGCCGAGTGGTTCGAGCACCACTACCCGGGCGACTTCATCGTCGAGTACAACGGGCAGACCCGCGGCTGGTTCTACCTGCTGCACGTGCTGGCGACGGCGCTGTTCGACCGCCCGGCGTTCACCAACGTGGTGGCGCACGGCATCGTGCTGGGCGACGACAAGCTCAAGATGTCGAAGTCCAAGAAGAACTACCCGGACGTCAACGAGGTCTTCGACCGCGACGGCTCGGACGCGATGCGCTGGTTCCTGATGGCCAGCCCGATCCTGCGCGGTGGCGACCTGGTGGTCACCGAGGAGGGCATCCGGGACGGCGTCCGCCAGTCGGTCCTGCCGCTGTGGAACTCCTGGTACTTCCTGGCGCTGTACGCCAACGCCGAGGGCGTCACCGGTCAGTTCCGGGTGGACAGCCAGCACGTGCTGGACCGCTACGTGCTCGCCAAGACCCACGAGCTGGTCGGCGACGTGCAGGCCGCGATGGACTCGCTGGACCTCGCCGGTGCGTGCAACACCGTCCGGGACTTCCTGGAGGTCCTGACCAACTGGTACGTGCGGCGCTCCCGCGACCGCTTCTGGGCCGGTGACCGCGACGCCATCGACACCCTGCACACCGTGCTGGAGGTGACCAGCCGGGTGGTGGCTCCGATGCTGCCGCTGACCGCCGAGGCGGTGTGGCGCGGGCTGACCGGTGGCCGCTCGGTGCACCTGACCGACTGGCCGCTGGTCGACGAGCTGCCCGCGGACGCGGCGCTGGTCACCGCGATGGACCAGGTGCGCCAGGTGTGCTCGTCGGCGTCGGCGCTGCGCAAGGCCAACAAGCTGCGGGTGCGGCTGCCGCTGGCCAAGCTCGTGGTGGCCACCGCGGAGGCGGACGCGCTGCGGCCGTTCGCCGACCTGATCCGCGACGAGATCAACGTCAAGGAGCTGGAGCTGACCACCGAGGTGGCCCAGCACGGCCACTTCGAGATCGCGGTGAACGCGCGGGCGGCCGGTCCGCGGCTGGGCCGCGACGTGCAGAAGGTGATCAAGGCGGTGAAGGCAGGCGAGTGGAGCCGCACCCCGGGCGGTGCGGTCGTCGCGGCCGGGATCGAGCTGCAGGACAACGAGTTCAGCGAGCGGCTGGTGTCCACCGACCCCGGTGCGGCCGCCGCGCTGCCCGGGGACCTGGGCCTGGTCGTGCTGGACACCGAGGTGACCCCGGAGCTGGCCGCCGAAGGCGTGGCCCGCGACGTGGTGCGCGTCGTCCAGCAGGCCCGCAAGGAGGCGGACTTCCAGGTCTCCGACCGGATCACGGTGACCGTCTCGGCGCCGGAGGAGGTGCTGTCCGCGGTGGCGGCACACCGCGAGTTCATCGCGGCGGAAACCCTCGCCGACGCGGTCGAGTCCGGTGACGTGGCCGGCGGCTCCACCGGTTCGGTCGGCGACGGCACCGAGATCTCGGTGTCGGTGGCCCGAGTCTGA
- a CDS encoding YggS family pyridoxal phosphate-dependent enzyme — translation MSEELRRAELAESLSEVRARVDRACRAAGREPGEVELLAVTKTFPASDVALLADLGLTEFAENREQEARGKVAEFAGLRPDASARWHMVGQLQRNKARSVVRWADVVESVDSERLVEALRKATANALDAGDRTHPLEVLLQVSLDESEGRGGCRPDEVPALADMITLTSDLRLRGVMAVAPLGGDPAVAFDTLSKISERLRGDHPEAVEVSAGMSGDLESAVAHGSTRVRVGTALLGGRRLTSP, via the coding sequence GTGAGCGAGGAACTGCGCCGTGCGGAGCTGGCGGAGTCGTTGAGCGAGGTGCGCGCGCGGGTCGACCGGGCGTGCCGCGCCGCGGGGCGCGAGCCCGGCGAGGTCGAGCTGCTGGCGGTGACGAAGACCTTCCCGGCATCGGACGTGGCGCTGCTGGCCGATCTGGGGCTGACCGAGTTCGCGGAGAACCGCGAGCAGGAAGCGCGCGGCAAGGTCGCCGAGTTCGCCGGGCTCCGCCCGGACGCGTCGGCCCGCTGGCACATGGTCGGGCAGTTGCAGCGGAACAAGGCGCGATCGGTGGTCCGCTGGGCCGACGTGGTCGAGTCGGTGGACAGCGAGCGTCTCGTCGAGGCGCTGCGCAAGGCCACCGCGAACGCCCTCGACGCGGGTGACCGAACACACCCCTTGGAGGTGTTGTTGCAGGTCAGCCTGGACGAGTCGGAGGGGCGCGGGGGTTGTCGGCCCGACGAGGTCCCGGCGCTGGCGGATATGATCACACTGACGAGTGATCTTCGATTGCGCGGTGTGATGGCGGTCGCCCCCCTGGGTGGCGACCCGGCTGTGGCTTTTGACACACTTTCCAAGATCTCCGAGCGGTTACGGGGAGATCACCCCGAAGCTGTCGAGGTGTCGGCGGGGATGTCCGGCGACCTGGAGAGTGCCGTTGCCCACGGCTCGACCCGGGTGCGTGTCGGAACCGCGTTGCTCGGTGGGCGGCGGTTAACCTCGCCGTAG
- the wag31 gene encoding DivIVA-like cell division protein Wag31 has product MGLTPADVHNVAFSKPPIGKRGYNEDEVDAFLDLVEAELARLVEENNDLRGQVEQLESQLQTAQVDLEDARSQVASASSTPAPTEEPRRLTPVPAPTAAEQTSPGGDHHVQAAKVLGLAQEMADRLTGEAKAEADGMLAEARTKSEQLLSEARSKSDSMVNESRTRAETMLNDARTRAETLERQAREKAANLERDAQRKHAEVMGNITSEKNALEKKIETLRTFEREYRTRLQTYLESQLRELQDRGSAAPAESSSRSGQQASYSFGARAAEAG; this is encoded by the coding sequence GTGGGCCTGACCCCCGCCGACGTGCATAACGTCGCGTTCAGCAAACCTCCGATCGGTAAGCGGGGCTACAACGAGGACGAGGTGGACGCATTCCTCGACCTGGTTGAAGCCGAGCTTGCCCGGCTGGTGGAGGAGAACAACGACCTGCGCGGCCAGGTCGAGCAGCTGGAGTCCCAGCTGCAGACCGCGCAGGTGGACTTGGAGGACGCCCGCAGCCAGGTGGCGTCCGCTTCCTCGACCCCGGCCCCGACGGAGGAACCGCGCCGGCTCACCCCGGTCCCGGCGCCGACCGCTGCCGAGCAGACTTCGCCCGGTGGTGACCACCACGTGCAGGCCGCCAAGGTGCTGGGCCTCGCGCAGGAGATGGCCGACCGGCTGACCGGTGAGGCCAAGGCCGAGGCCGACGGCATGCTGGCCGAAGCGCGGACGAAGTCCGAGCAGCTGCTCTCGGAAGCGCGCTCGAAGTCCGACAGCATGGTCAACGAGTCCCGGACCCGTGCCGAGACGATGCTCAACGACGCCCGCACGCGGGCCGAGACGTTGGAGCGGCAGGCCCGTGAGAAGGCCGCCAACCTGGAGCGCGACGCTCAGCGCAAGCACGCCGAGGTGATGGGCAACATCACGTCGGAGAAGAACGCCCTCGAGAAGAAGATCGAGACCCTGCGCACGTTCGAGCGCGAGTACCGCACTCGACTGCAGACCTACCTGGAGTCGCAGCTGCGCGAACTGCAGGACCGGGGTTCGGCGGCGCCTGCCGAGAGCAGCAGCCGTTCCGGTCAGCAGGCCAGCTACAGCTTCGGGGCACGTGCGGCCGAAGCAGGCTGA
- a CDS encoding YbaB/EbfC family nucleoid-associated protein — protein sequence MINQDPLKAADELEKWAQGLEQRAQQYTELQDRLNATTARASSPDGAVAVTVDSNGVPTELRLNEQTRGMDPARVSELLMTCMRQAQAQLRSEVTELVQSTVPGEDAPALNIIAQYESRFPAAEPADPKSAGDDDEDWGDQSFMR from the coding sequence ATGATCAACCAGGATCCGCTGAAAGCCGCGGACGAGCTGGAGAAGTGGGCGCAAGGCCTCGAGCAGCGCGCCCAGCAGTACACCGAGCTGCAGGACAGGCTGAACGCCACCACTGCGCGCGCCAGCTCCCCGGACGGAGCGGTCGCGGTGACCGTCGATTCCAACGGGGTGCCCACCGAGCTCCGGCTCAACGAGCAGACCCGCGGCATGGATCCCGCTCGGGTCTCGGAACTCCTCATGACCTGCATGCGGCAGGCGCAGGCGCAGCTGCGCTCCGAGGTGACCGAGCTGGTGCAGAGCACGGTTCCGGGTGAGGACGCGCCCGCGCTCAACATCATCGCCCAGTACGAGTCCCGCTTCCCGGCTGCCGAGCCCGCCGATCCGAAGTCGGCCGGTGACGACGACGAGGACTGGGGCGACCAGTCCTTCATGCGGTGA
- a CDS encoding SDR family oxidoreductase, which produces MTGQLHGKVALVAGATRGAGRGIAVELGAAGATVYGTGRSTRAQRSDYDRPETIEDTAELVTAAGGTGIAVQVDHTDPDQVRELIRRIEDEQGRLDVLVNDLGGEHLMDWNKLIWELDLQKGLQRLRVGIEAHMITAHFALGLLSRRPGGLVVELTDGTAEVHEQYYRSDCGAFFDIAKTSMHRLARAEGEELREFGGTAVSLTPGWLRSEMMLEHFGVTEENWRESATAPEGFGIAESPAYIGRAVVALAADPDVARWNTQSLSSGFLAKTYGFTDTDGSQPDAWRYIQEVEWPGNPGSPDDYR; this is translated from the coding sequence ATGACAGGACAACTGCACGGCAAGGTCGCGCTGGTCGCCGGAGCCACCCGCGGAGCGGGGCGCGGCATCGCCGTGGAGCTCGGAGCGGCGGGCGCGACGGTGTACGGGACCGGGCGCAGCACCCGGGCGCAGCGCTCCGACTACGACCGGCCGGAGACCATTGAGGACACTGCCGAGCTGGTGACCGCCGCGGGCGGCACCGGCATCGCGGTCCAGGTCGACCACACCGACCCGGACCAGGTCCGCGAGCTGATCCGGCGGATCGAGGATGAGCAGGGCCGGCTGGACGTGCTGGTCAACGACCTCGGCGGCGAGCACCTGATGGACTGGAACAAGCTGATCTGGGAGCTCGACCTGCAGAAGGGCCTGCAGCGGCTGCGGGTCGGCATCGAGGCGCACATGATCACCGCGCACTTCGCGCTGGGCCTGCTGAGCCGCCGGCCGGGCGGGCTGGTCGTGGAGCTCACCGACGGCACCGCCGAGGTGCACGAGCAGTACTACCGCAGTGATTGCGGTGCGTTCTTCGACATCGCGAAGACGTCCATGCACCGGCTGGCGCGCGCGGAGGGCGAGGAGCTCCGGGAGTTCGGCGGCACCGCCGTTTCGCTGACGCCGGGCTGGCTGCGGTCGGAGATGATGCTCGAGCACTTCGGCGTCACCGAGGAGAACTGGCGAGAATCCGCCACCGCGCCGGAGGGCTTCGGGATCGCCGAATCGCCCGCCTACATCGGCCGCGCGGTCGTCGCCCTGGCCGCCGATCCGGACGTGGCCCGCTGGAACACGCAGTCGCTGTCCAGCGGGTTCCTGGCCAAGACCTACGGCTTCACCGACACCGACGGCTCGCAACCGGACGCCTGGCGCTACATCCAGGAAGTCGAGTGGCCCGGCAACCCGGGTTCTCCCGACGACTACCGCTGA
- the ftsZ gene encoding cell division protein FtsZ — protein MTPPHNYLAVIKVVGIGGGGVNAVNRMIEVGLKGVEFIAVNTDAQALLMSDADVKLDIGRELTRGLGAGAAPEVGHKAAEDHKEEIEEVLKGADMVFVTAGEGGGTGTGGAPVVASIARKLGALTIGVVTRPFTFEGKRRAAQAEQGIKELRDCCDTLIVIPNDRLLQLGDIGVSLMDAFRSADEVLLSGVQGITDLITTPGLINLDFADVKSVMSGAGSALMGIGSASGEGRAVQAAQKAINSPLLEASMEGAHGVLLAIAGGSDLGLFEINESASLVQESAHPEANIIFGTVIDDSLGDEVRVTVIAAGFDSGTPTHKKLEPTKVGGRTEDAEPAPSTEKPAQPQVVESRAEPVQSTPVATPPPAPAPTPQAEQPVTTPEPTQQAAQPTQAPQQPATPPQPEPEQPVRQRPDIGQRSGLFGSDGSATGQQSISVPTRGTGYPTHGGSSTRPGSGLTNRAVPVNDDTDDDVDIPPFMRR, from the coding sequence ATGACGCCCCCGCACAACTATCTCGCGGTGATCAAGGTCGTCGGCATCGGTGGCGGCGGCGTCAATGCCGTGAACCGCATGATCGAGGTCGGGCTCAAGGGCGTCGAGTTCATCGCGGTGAACACCGACGCGCAGGCCCTGCTGATGTCCGATGCCGACGTCAAGCTCGACATCGGCCGCGAACTCACCCGCGGTCTCGGAGCAGGCGCCGCACCGGAGGTCGGCCACAAGGCGGCCGAGGACCACAAGGAAGAGATCGAGGAGGTCCTCAAGGGCGCCGACATGGTGTTCGTGACCGCCGGCGAGGGCGGCGGCACCGGCACCGGTGGCGCGCCCGTCGTCGCGTCGATCGCGCGCAAGCTCGGCGCGCTGACCATCGGCGTGGTCACCCGCCCGTTCACCTTCGAGGGCAAGCGGCGCGCCGCTCAGGCGGAGCAGGGCATCAAGGAGCTCCGCGACTGCTGCGACACGCTGATCGTCATCCCGAACGACCGGCTGCTGCAGCTCGGCGACATCGGCGTGAGCCTGATGGACGCCTTCCGCTCCGCCGACGAGGTGCTGCTCTCCGGTGTCCAGGGCATCACCGACCTGATCACCACCCCGGGTCTGATCAACCTCGACTTCGCCGACGTCAAGAGCGTCATGTCCGGTGCGGGCAGCGCGCTGATGGGCATCGGTTCGGCGAGCGGCGAGGGCAGAGCCGTGCAGGCCGCGCAGAAGGCGATCAACTCGCCGCTGCTGGAGGCGTCCATGGAGGGCGCGCACGGCGTTCTGCTGGCCATAGCGGGCGGTTCCGACCTCGGGCTGTTCGAGATCAACGAATCGGCGTCGCTGGTGCAGGAGTCCGCGCACCCCGAGGCCAACATCATCTTCGGTACGGTCATCGACGACTCGCTCGGCGACGAGGTCAGGGTGACGGTGATCGCCGCCGGGTTCGATTCCGGCACCCCGACGCACAAGAAGCTCGAACCGACCAAGGTCGGCGGCCGCACCGAGGACGCCGAGCCGGCGCCGAGCACCGAGAAGCCGGCCCAGCCGCAGGTCGTCGAATCCCGGGCGGAGCCGGTGCAGTCCACCCCGGTGGCCACGCCGCCGCCGGCCCCGGCTCCGACGCCGCAGGCGGAGCAGCCGGTCACCACCCCGGAGCCGACGCAGCAGGCCGCGCAGCCGACCCAGGCCCCGCAGCAGCCGGCGACCCCGCCGCAGCCGGAGCCGGAGCAGCCGGTGCGGCAGCGGCCCGACATCGGCCAGCGCTCCGGGCTGTTCGGCAGCGACGGTTCCGCGACCGGCCAGCAGAGCATCTCGGTGCCCACGCGGGGCACGGGCTACCCGACGCACGGCGGCTCCTCGACCCGCCCCGGCAGCGGCCTGACCAACCGCGCGGTGCCGGTCAACGACGACACCGACGACGACGTCGACATACCGCCGTTCATGCGCCGCTGA
- the pgeF gene encoding peptidoglycan editing factor PgeF: MRIRRVITTREGGSSRPPFDSFNLGGRVGDDPAALAANQRKLAEGIGLPEDRLVWMEQIHGRTATIVDGPRPEPVEAADALVTAEPNLALAVLTADCVPVLLGDPESGVVSAVHAGRVGARVGVLVAALKAMQQAGARLDRVEALLGPAACGECYEVPADMQADVEQHLPGSACKTRKGTPGLDLRAGLWEQLAAVGIAKIGVDPRCTMESPELYSHRRDNGRTGRFAAVIWAEPEDAE; the protein is encoded by the coding sequence GTGCGGATCCGGCGCGTGATCACCACGCGGGAGGGCGGGAGTTCCCGGCCGCCGTTCGACTCGTTCAACCTCGGGGGCCGCGTCGGCGACGACCCGGCGGCGCTGGCCGCGAACCAGCGCAAGCTGGCCGAGGGCATCGGCCTGCCCGAGGACCGCCTGGTGTGGATGGAGCAGATTCACGGCCGCACCGCGACGATCGTCGACGGCCCGCGGCCCGAGCCGGTGGAGGCCGCCGACGCGCTGGTGACCGCCGAGCCGAACCTGGCGCTGGCCGTGCTCACCGCGGACTGCGTGCCGGTGCTGCTCGGAGATCCGGAGAGCGGCGTCGTCTCCGCGGTGCACGCCGGACGGGTCGGAGCGCGGGTGGGAGTCCTCGTGGCAGCGCTCAAGGCGATGCAGCAGGCCGGCGCCCGCCTCGACCGCGTCGAGGCGCTGCTGGGCCCGGCCGCGTGCGGCGAGTGCTACGAGGTGCCCGCCGACATGCAGGCCGATGTGGAGCAGCACCTGCCCGGCAGCGCGTGCAAGACCCGCAAGGGCACGCCGGGGCTCGACCTGCGCGCCGGGCTCTGGGAGCAGCTGGCCGCCGTGGGCATCGCCAAGATCGGCGTGGACCCGCGCTGCACGATGGAATCGCCGGAGCTGTACAGCCACCGCCGGGACAACGGGCGCACCGGTCGGTTCGCCGCGGTGATCTGGGCCGAGCCGGAGGACGCCGAGTGA